A portion of the Clupea harengus chromosome 18, Ch_v2.0.2, whole genome shotgun sequence genome contains these proteins:
- the trappc14 gene encoding trafficking protein particle complex subunit 14, translating to MVLMMESQCEYFMYFPAVPISDLSDPARYRSLPRRSHLYLGETVRFLLVLRSQNGAPGLIGSGGVDSAGSEHPSSRAWRDLANSLCAVASVCPGDSRQRSQMYHDYHSSGDEGMEDADEDDMADGCRGRSKKRGFRECKPMLIHNSPGNGVREFRKAPLQSPVDEPVVLNDEVIFPLTVSLDKLPVSTVKVKIIVTVWKQEEERPEIQDHGYLSILQQKSPCQTFHQDLNTFKAQVSTTLNVLPPPNLRCQQMTVSGKPLTVLKVMNGSSQEEVCVRDIRILPNFNASYLPMMPDGSVLLVDNVCHQSGEVGMASFFRMDSTSNPLPSMLSALEEQNFLFQLQLNDQPQEDTNEGLEVPLVAVLQWSTSKLPFTNSIYTHYSLPSVRLDRPRFIMTARGPSAVRAREHFRVRYTLLNNLQDFLAVRLVWTPEGRGQKEDPAVNAVVCHSPLSNLGYCRKGSTLSVTVAFQILKAGLFELSQHMKLKLQFTASVSNPPPDARPLSRKSSPSSPAVRDLLERHHQASLSLGRSQSFSHQQPSKSHLTRTGSVMERRAITPPVGSPVGRPLYLPPERGVLSLDKIAKRECKVLVLNTPR from the exons ATGGTTTTAATGATGGAGTCCCAATGTGAATATTTCATGTATTTTCCAGCTGTTCCCATCTCTGATCTGTCGGACCCCGCTCGGTATCGTTCACTTCCACGTCGCAGTCACCTCTACCTTGGTGAGACGGTGCGTTTTTTGCTCGTCCTGCGCTCCCAAAATGGTGCGCCGGGGCTCATAGGCAGTGGGGGTGTGGACAGTGCCGGGTCGGAGCACCCCAGCAGTCGGGCATGGAGGGATCTTGCTAATTCTCTGTGCGCGGTTGCAAGTGTCTGCCCCGGCGATAGCCGACAGCGATCACAGATGTATCATGATTATCATAGCAGTGGAGATGAGGGTATGGAGGATGCTGATGAAGATGATATGGCTGATGGTTGTCGAGGGCGCTCAAAAAAACGTGGATTCCGAGAATGCAAGCCAATGCTTATTCACAACAGCCCCGGTAACGGTGTGCGAGAATTCCGCAAGGCACCCTTGCAG TCCCCTGTGGATGAACCCGTGGTGCTAAACGACGAGGTCATTTTCCCACTCACTGTATCTCTTGACAAGCTTCCTGTCAGCACTGTTAAAGTTAAG ATCATCGTGACAGTTTGGAAGCAGGAAGAGGAACGGCCAGAGATCCAGGATCATGGTTACCTCAGCATCTTGCAGCAGAAAAGCCCCTGCCAAACCTTCCACCAAGACCTTAACACTTTCAAAGCCCAGG TTAGCACCACACTGAATGTCTTGCCTCCCCCCAACCTGAGGTGTCAGCAGATGACTGTATCTGGAAAACCCCTCACTGTCCTGAAAG TCATGAATGGTAGTTCCcaagaggaggtgtgtgtgcgtgacatcCGAATCCTGCCCAACTTCAACGCCTCTTATCTTCCCATGATGCCTGATGGCTCAGTTCTGCTGGTTGACAATGTCTG CCACCAGTCTGGTGAGGTTGGCATGGCGTCCTTCTTCAGGATGGACAGCACGTCAAACCCGCTTCCCAGCATGCTCAGTGCTCTGGAGGAACAGAACTTCCTGTTTCAACTGCAGTTGAATGATCAACCACAGGAGGATACTAATGAG GGTCTTGAGGTACCTCTGGTGGCCGTCCTGCAGTGGTCCACCTCCAAGCTTCCCTTCACCAACTCCATCTACACCCACTACAGCTTGCCCAGCGTGCGGCTGGACCGTCCCCGCTTCATCATGACCGCCAGAGGCCCCAGTGCAGTGAGGGCACGAGAGCACTTCCGGGTCAGATACACGCTGCTCAACAACCTGCAGGACTTCCTGGCCGTCCGGCTGGTTTGGACACCCGAGG ggcgAGGTCAGAAGGAGGACCCTGCTGTCAACGCTGTGGTGTGCCACTCACCACTCAGTAACCTTGGTTACTGTCGCAAGGGCAGCACCCTCTCTGTTACAGTGGCCTTTCAGATCCTGAAGGCTGGACTCTTCGAG TTGAGTCAGCACATGAAGCTGAAACTGCAGTTCACGGCGTCTGTGTCCAACCCTCCCCCCGACGCGCGGCCCCTCTCCCGCAAGAGCAGCCCCTCCAGTCCAGCGGTGCGGGATCTGCTGGAGCGCCACCACCAGGCCAGCCTGAGTCTGGGCCGCTCCCAGTCCTTCTCTCACCAGCAGCCCTCAAAGTCTCACCTCACGag gacTGGCAGTGTTATGGAGCGCAGGGCCATTACCCCGCCGGTTGGCTCCCCCGTGGGTCGTCCACTCTACCTCCCCCCTGAGCGCGGCGTTCTGTCCCTGGATAAGATCGCCAAGCGGGAGTGCAAGGTGCTGGTGCTGAATACACCCAGATAA